From the genome of Aquila chrysaetos chrysaetos chromosome 8, bAquChr1.4, whole genome shotgun sequence:
GGCgggggctgggcagggcccGGCCGCGCCGGGGGCTTCCCCCGCCCTCGGGGACCCCCGCCGGACCCCGCTTTGGGCGGCGGCTCGGAGCCAGAAGGGCCTCACCCAGCCCTGGCCCACCAGGCAGGGACTCACTGCCGGCCAGGCCTGCAGCCACCCGGCAGGCAGGTAAATCCTGTGCCTGCCCTCCTCCAGGGCGACCCGAAAGGCTGGGGTACGTCGGCTTCTAGCTTGTGCTGGAAAACGTGCACCAGCGCACGCTTCGCGCTTAGTGGGAATCgctcccacccccccaccccgcctccACAAAACGGCACTCCCACCTAGGCAAGGCCACGTGGCGCTGGGAGCTGTACGGAAGCCCCCATTTCTAACGGTCTAACGGTCTGCCGGTCTCGAGGTTAAGAACACCAAAAGACACACCATGAAAAGGTATCCATGCTTTACTGGTAAAGTAAGCACAACTGGGATGGAGCAGACGTGGCTCAGACCACCCACTCCAgtgaacagcagctctgctgaacaCGGGCACTCGATATTGCACGCCCCGGAACTTCCAAAGGTCTGAAACCTTGTTCTACCAAAAAGCCACAGGACTACTTATTTGGCTAGAAATCAGCATTTCATGATCATAAGGGGGGCTGggcagtggggttttttccaaaaaaaactTCTAGAACTTTTCACAGTTCAGTAATATAGTTGAAAGCCAGCAGCCTGCACAGCGTGCAGTAAATCCTCTGGCGCAAAGCAGGAGCACCCCCTTCTCTCAGTCTCGAGGAAATACTTTTCTGGAATTTGCTAGCcatgggagagaaagaaggaacGCGCTACAACCATCTCCACAATTCCTTGTCCACAGCAcaggaagaaattcagaatcTGAAGCACAAGCATCCTTCCTTTAATTTGCTCATTCACCCTCCCAACGCATGCAGCTATTTCACCATTTAGTTGTCCCCGCAGGTTTTTTTCACGTGCGTACTTTCATAATGAGATTCGTCACTCGTTACAAGCACCCATAAGGTACGTTTTCACCttcacagagaaataaacaCATCTAGGAACATCACCTCGTGATTTTTGCTAGTTTAATGTATCAGCAGCGCTTCTCGGCAAGGGCAGAGCAGCGTATCTCAGCAGTGGACTGAAAGCAAGACAAACACAGACAACCCTTTGAAATACGGAAATACATCTGGTGTCGTCGTTCCTGTATCCCCAGTGTTTTGTTAGGTTAGCCTGACGCAGTTTGGGAATCTCGTCTTCTGAAGGACAGAGGAGAGGGCCCAGTATTCCACGGACGCCGTTTTTCACCAGCCCTCTTCCAAACCGGCTCCGACAGCGGCACAGGGGGCGAATCCGTTTCTGCTCACCCAACGTCCACCGAGGCcaaggctgctggaggagacaACCGGAGGGTCGTGCTGAGCTCCCAAACCCGCTGcgagggcagggaaggaggcagagcgGCTCCGGGGACGCACCGAGGACCTCTCTCCTCACCTCAAGCCgcctccagctgctcctgggcgGCGGCGAGACGGCGCTGGAGGCGGCGCTGGCGCCAGCGGAGGAACCGGCGGCGGGCACGGCCCGCCTGCCAGCCCACCAGCACCCCGGCCGCGAAGGCGGCCAGCAGCGCCCAGCGCACGGCCCGGGGCCGCAGCACCTCCAACCCCATTCCCCGTTAACCGGCTCCGGCTTCGGCACCGCCTCCCGCTTCCGCCGGAGCGGGGGCGGGCCCCGTTAAAGGCGGCGGGACCGGGGAGGCGCAGCGTCCGTCCGTCCGCGCCATGGCGGAGGGGGCTTCGCAGGTAGCGAGAGCggtctggggcgggggggggggggggtgtcgtgTCCCGTCCCCCGGGCTGGGACGGTGACGGGCCCTCGCTAGCAGATCGAGGGAGGCGGGTGTGCGAAGCTGCGGCATCCCTTGTACCGCTTCTCGGGGTGGAAGGGAGCTCCTGTGCGCGAGTGTCTGCTCCCGCACCCGCTGACCAGCTGTctgccttttccccctttccccaggatctcctgctggcagcagctttcGTCTCCGATGCGCAGTACAacagaaatattccttttaGGACCTCCCCGGAGGCTGTCAGGTAAGGAGGTCCACGTCCCCGCAAACACCCACACCGTCACACTGGAGCGGGGCTCTGCGCTGGTCTCGCAGGCAGCGTGCGGTGCTGTGGGGCGCTTAAGCTGGGATAGGGAGAACTAACCACAACCGTGTCCGAAGAGCAAGAGCCAAAAAAGGCTGGGGGCCTCGGGTTCACCAGCTGGATGCTGAGAAGGTTGGGTGGGTCGGATGCAAAGAACTGGATTTAAGCTGAAATCTGCATGTCAAATGGGGCTCAGTGCATCTGTATGTtgaggacaggaaagaaaacaaaaacttgttttttcccggagtgtaaaaaaaaaaaaataaaatccttcaaCACTGAAGCTGCAAGCGCTCTGTGGGGGTGAAAAATTTGGGAAGTGTGGTCAGCCCTCACCTGTGTGGAAGGGGTGCTGGAGTGTGGAGTGTGGCCGTGCTGGTGTAAGTGGCAGGGTTTCGGTGACAGGGGGCTGCACGGTTGGCCTGTGTAGTAGAAGAGCCCTCTGCCCGGTGGTCACGGTTGTTACCAGTTGGCTTGGTCGCGGGTGACACCAACCCACTGCACACCAAAACTTCAGCTAATCGAAGGAGCCTGTGGCACCTCTGCTTAGGTGTATTTCAGAAAGAGTGGTGGCTGCTAGGGACAGGAGTCATTAAAAGCTTATGTTAATTGGCAATAAGTTAAGTGAAATTCCCCAAGTCAAGAATGTTTTGCCTGCAGTGCTGACTCTCTTCTCTTTTAGTTGCTGGTAAGAGGCTGAGCAGCTTCAGTCAGAGGTGACTTTTCCTTCAGGCTTGGACTGCTTTAGGCAAACTGTTTCCATGTGTGAAACATAAGAGAAATGGCTAGTGTAGCAGGAAAGGTGATAAACAGGCTGCCAGCAAAGCAGTGTGTGAGCACTACTGAGTCCTGTAGCCTTCCCTCCAAAACCCTTCCCTTTTATTTAATTCTCATGTCTTAGCTAATAAAGTTTTTTGGGTATCTTGGAGGCACAAGTATGGTTAAGTATGTTTGTTACAAAGGATTTGAGCAGGTGTATGCCGTTGTGTAGCTGTAATGTCTGTTGGCTTTGGAAAAACAGACTGCATGCATATAGTTTGTCCTGCCCAAGTATGCTTAGTATAAATAGTAGAAATAGATGATCAGGTTTTACATGGTTGTGTCTTGATGGTGTTATTAAGGGCATAATATCATGTAATCTGTATAATTACCTGCCCTGTAGCCTTTATGCAGGTGGTTATTGGGCAGATGAGATGACTGTTTGGCAATGTTAGCAGCTTTTTTTATTGGCAGAGAAACTACGTGCTCTATAGATCTACTCTGCATCTCCCCAAAGGAGCCACTGCTGCATGCCATTGTGTGAAACCTCCTGTGAGAGGCTTAGAGCTGGATGTGTTCATCGTTATTGCCAGCATTCACTGGAGGTTTTGCTGCCTTAGGGGATAGAATACTGCTTGAgttgtgtgtttaaaaaaaaaaaaacaaaaaaaaaaaccaaaaaaaaaccaaacaaaaaacaaaaaccaaccccaaaaaaccaaacacaaaaaactacacaaaaaaaaagtttactgtGCAACTCCATACTTCTCTCCAGTGGCTCTTCTtatctctttgctttttaaccTGCAAAGAAAGGATGTTAGATAACTAATCAGACTTAGTTTGTGTGTTGTGTGGATACCTGAGCTTAGCATAAGTTTGCACTCAAATTAAGGAACAAGGTAATTACAAAAAGGAAGTAGCTTTACCAAATCTGTATGTTGCAGTCTTAAACTGAACTGAAGAATGCCTGTGTTCCACCTTCCTGGGTTTTTTGCTCCCTGAAAAGGAGTATAGTGTCTATCAGCTATGAGACTATAAGGAAGGGCCAGAAAACAAGTTGCCAAATCCCTGGGTGGCaaaaattttgctgctgttgcccTTCTTCCTCCATGACTGTTTGGGACAGCATGTGCTGTTCTGCCAAGGTGCATTTGGTGAGCCCATAGGTATGTGCACTGAAGCCTTTATTTATGGTGCCACTGCCTTCTTTCTACAGGCTTTATTATCTCTATAATCACTGGATTATGCGAACAGTCACCTACTTCTTCATCTTTCTCAACCTTTCCCTTGCGGTGTTTGAAGAACCTGCTGTGTATCCACTTCCCTTCCTGGTAAGTTTTCAGTGTAGAAGCAGCAATGCAGCCAGTATTGTGTTGCTCGGTAGAGCAAGCAAGGGTTCCTTGCTTGAAATTAGTTGTCAAAGGCCTCGAGAGACAATTGATGCTGGTATTTCTGTTGATATTTTTGATCTCCTGAAACAGGGACGAAAAAGGGCATGGGAGCTAGACAGGGACTATGGGAGCCATTGTGGCTATCAGCAATGGCTGATGTGACTGCAGACAAAGTCATGTCGCCTTTCTGCATCTCGGAGAAAAATTCCAGCCTTCTATGTGACCCAAGTCCAGTCCTCATGTCTGAAAGCAGAACTGTAGTGTTGCCCTTGGGACTGACTTTTCTGTAGCCTTTATTTGTTCTGCACTCCTTGAATGTGCTCCTTGAATCCTAAGCAAATACAAGTTTACTGGCTTTAATGTGCCTGTGGCAGGAATTTCACAAAAGGAAGCCTGAAACTATTGCTCAGTGCCAGATACGTGAGCCTGTAAAATAGCCAACAGCAAAAGCCACTGGAAAAACTTTTATACTGACTCTGCCTGTTTACACTTAGCCTGTACCCCAGCCTGCACATCCTCATCTGTGCAAAGAGGGCTAGAGCTGCTCTTGGATGTCCTGACTTGGgccccttctctctctgcaggTCACTTCTCTGATCGAAGTGTTGTGCCTTCTGGTGTTCTTTGGCCGACTGACACATTTTGCAAAAGTCACCCTTCGCGATGTATTCTGGAAGGATACCAAGAACATCTGCATCATGGTTGCAATCCTGGTGAGTTAGGCCTAGGGGAGCCTCCAAGGTTGAATTGCCCAATGTGGAGGtggctttttcctcctcttgctttccTGGTAACATAGCACTGAGGTACAAGGGCTCTACAAGAGCCATGGCCAAATCAACCAACACTCAGGCCTGTTCTCACAAATCTGTTGTGTGTGCATCTGTCTTGTATCAGCTAACCCTATTGTCTTCACCATCTAGACTTATTTCCAACATTGCTTCtgggaatttttcttctttcttctacaGTTATCCCTAACCGACCTGGCCATATATGGGGTCCTCAGGATGTACAACATGAGGAGCATTCGATGGTCAAGAATTGTGAGGCCCATCTTCCTGATCAACTTTGCAGAGAGTCGCCAGGTAAGGAAGAGGTCTGGTGGGGTGTACCCCTGGTGCAGGGTCCTATGTTTGGAcagtctgctgctttctgagacCCAGGGGATTTAGTGCAGAAATAGCAGAACTTAGGTTCCTGCAAGTGAAGGTTCCTTTCAGAGGTGGCCTGAAGCAAGAATTTGAGATGGAGAAAAGGGTTCATTCTCACTGGTGCTGCTTGGGCTCTGTGCAAAGTATCAAAAGGCTTTGCCCTGTACCCATGGACCAGGTTATTGCTGTCCAGAGCCCTGGGCATGCTTGGGTCTGGAACTAGAGCTTCTCACCAAACACGGTACTGTGATGATTTAGGGAAGATCATGCTTAACAAAGTGTAAGGCTGCATGGAGGAGGAA
Proteins encoded in this window:
- the MTLN gene encoding mitoregulin — encoded protein: MGLEVLRPRAVRWALLAAFAAGVLVGWQAGRARRRFLRWRQRRLQRRLAAAQEQLEAA